In Pseudoxanthomonas indica, the following are encoded in one genomic region:
- a CDS encoding transporter, giving the protein MPTGVWIIEPYLIQTHVTGRYDTDGHYQGAPTLRDDWQVALPIMYGVSDRLTLSLGLNAVQAREESGNWHWATSDSSVSANWLLAQGKGPHTPAVTLVLKQNLPTGEHDLLEQAGLLGATGSGAYTTTVGVYGQAYFLPGRNLRGRLNLTWRLPGADVNVDGRSAYGTEVGFHGSATLDDAIQATGSLEYSINPQWVLATDLVYEKEHGARVRGTGIGSGVERTPIDHRLASSWRLSLAPAVEYNWSDRGGVIVGALVSLRGRNSAAIVSPQVAVNLAF; this is encoded by the coding sequence TTGCCCACAGGCGTCTGGATCATCGAGCCCTATCTCATCCAGACGCATGTCACCGGGCGCTACGACACCGATGGCCACTATCAGGGAGCACCGACGCTGCGCGACGATTGGCAGGTGGCGTTACCCATCATGTATGGCGTCAGTGATCGCCTGACCCTCAGCCTGGGCCTCAATGCGGTGCAGGCGCGCGAGGAAAGCGGCAACTGGCATTGGGCCACCAGCGACTCCAGTGTGAGCGCGAACTGGTTGCTGGCGCAGGGCAAGGGGCCGCACACGCCGGCGGTGACGCTGGTGCTCAAGCAGAATCTGCCCACGGGCGAACACGACCTGCTGGAGCAGGCGGGCCTGCTCGGCGCCACCGGCAGCGGCGCATACACCACCACGGTCGGCGTGTACGGACAGGCCTACTTCCTGCCAGGCAGAAACCTGCGCGGTCGCCTCAACCTGACCTGGCGCCTGCCCGGCGCCGACGTCAACGTGGATGGCCGCAGCGCCTATGGCACGGAGGTGGGATTTCATGGCAGCGCCACCCTGGACGACGCCATCCAGGCCACCGGCTCGCTCGAGTACAGCATCAACCCGCAGTGGGTGCTGGCGACCGACCTGGTGTACGAAAAGGAACATGGCGCACGCGTACGCGGCACCGGGATCGGCAGCGGAGTTGAGCGGACACCGATCGATCACCGTCTTGCATCGTCATGGCGCCTCTCGCTGGCGCCGGCCGTGGAGTACAACTGGTCGGATCGTGGCGGGGTCATCGTGGGGGCGCTGGTGTCATTGCGAGGTCGCAACAGCGCCGCCATCGTGTCGCCGCAGGTGGCCGTCAACCTGGCCTTCTGA